One Methanococcus voltae genomic region harbors:
- a CDS encoding adenylate kinase family protein, with product MIAITGTPGVGKSTVSKVFCEVQDCNLYDITKIVKENGLYYEKDESLDSYVVNFDKLKEFFEKEFISNEKNKSNKSVVIEGHVSQHLELDYDYIIVLRCEPKIIEERLKKRGYSESKVHENVEAEIMDVCLIEALESAQNNENIKIHEIDCTNKNPDEVVKEMITAISTNNLAYGTVSWLEMYFDYLQ from the coding sequence ATGATTGCAATAACTGGTACGCCAGGTGTTGGAAAATCAACTGTTTCAAAAGTATTTTGTGAAGTACAAGACTGTAATTTATATGATATAACCAAAATTGTTAAGGAAAATGGATTATATTATGAAAAAGATGAATCTTTAGATTCTTATGTTGTTAATTTCGATAAATTAAAAGAATTTTTTGAAAAGGAATTTATTTCCAATGAAAAAAATAAATCAAATAAAAGTGTTGTTATTGAAGGGCATGTTAGCCAACATCTTGAACTTGATTATGATTATATAATCGTACTAAGGTGCGAACCTAAAATCATTGAGGAAAGACTTAAAAAAAGAGGCTATTCGGAAAGTAAGGTTCATGAAAATGTTGAAGCAGAAATAATGGACGTTTGTTTGATTGAAGCATTGGAAAGTGCTCAAAACAATGAAAATATAAAAATTCATGAAATAGATTGTACAAACAAAAACCCGGATGAAGTAGTTAAGGAAATGATTACTGCAATTTCCACCAATAATTTAGCATATGGAACTGTTAGTTGGCTTGAAATGTATTTTGATTATTTACAATGA